Genomic segment of Veillonella parvula DSM 2008:
AGCAGGCTTTCATCATTAGAATTGATTAATCATTGCCCCTAATACTAAGCTCAACACAGCAAAGATAATCCCCAATATAATCGTACATTTAGATAAGAAAGCATCTAAACCGCGTTGCTTACCACCAAAAGAAGAGTCTGCTGCACCAGAAACAGCACCGCCCATGCCTGCGTTTTTGCTATTTTGTGCAACAACTACTACAATTAATAAAATAGATACGATTACTTCTACAATCATTAAGAAATTTGTCACGACTATCATCCTTCCTGTGATGCTCGATGCGAGCCCAATACACGATGTTCTAAATACTTCTCTAATTTACGTTTTACCCTTTGTAGCGCATTATCAATAGATTTAATACTACGATCTGTGACCTCAGCCATTTCTTGATAGGAACGTCCATCAAGGTATCCTTCCAAGACTTCCCATTCAAGATCACTTAAAATATGGCCAATATTGCGCTCAATATCATCTAATTCCTCTTGACTGATAATGAGGTCTTCAGGATTTGTAATCTTTGTTGAAGATAGCATTTCAATCAATGTACGCTCCGAGTCCTCTGTATACACCGGTTTATTTAAGGATATATAGGAGTTCAAAGGCGCATGTTTTTGTCTTGTAGCCGATTTAATGGCTGTAATAATTTGTCTAGTTATACAAAGTTCCGCAAAGGCTCTAAAAGACGCTAATTTATCATGTTTAAAATCTCGCGTCGCCTTATAGAGTCCAATCATCCCTTCTTGGATGATATCCTCTCGGTCAGCACCTACCAAAAAATAGGAGCGAGCCTTAGCTCGAACAAAGTTCTTATATTTATTAACAATATAATCGATTGCAAACTCATTTTGCTCTTCCTGAGCTATGGCCACAACTTGCTCATCGGTCATTTCCTTGAAATTGTAATCGGACTTGCGTGTATGAATCATTTTCATAAGCTCCTCCTTACAATTGAGCGAGAAAAACCAATATATTCATTATACTGGAACAGTATATGATTTTCAACTATCAATGACCTCGACGCAATTTCTCAAGCTTTTCAGCCACTTCAGGAGATAATAAACCTCCCACTTCATTACGACGCACTGAAAATTGATCACGTCTATGTTCATGAGCATATTGAAGTCGTTCTTCTTCCTTAGCAATACGAATCATATTTTGCAACTCACGAGCAGGAATACGCAACCCTCCAGAGCCTAGAATTTGATTCTGTTCTGCCCCATCGGAGGTTACAACATATACATTAGTATATTTGCCTTTACGTAAAAATACCTCTCGTTCAATAAATGAATCCGCCGTTTCTCCATCCTCAGTATATACTTCAATGAATCCACTTGTGATGGATTCAATGGAGCCTCCGGATTTTGTATATTTACCGTCAAACACAAGGATTACTTCATAGCCCTTGAATTTACCATAATTTAACAATCTATCTCGAAGTTCCATTCTCGCATGTTCTAAGGACTCATGAGCCAATTTTTTCAAATAAGTCCATGCAAAAATTACATTGTATCCGTCTACAATTAAGATATCTTTCAGCATAGTTATTTCGCTTGGCGTTGACGTACCGCCTCATACATAAGAACTGCAGCTGCAACAGATGCATTCAAAGAATTCAAATTCCCATACATAGGAATTGTTACAAGGAAATCACAAGCTTCTTTTACAACGCGACTAATCCCCTTACCTTCATTACCAATGACTATAACCGTAGGAATTGTCATATCAGCTTCATACAAGGTACGATCGCCTTCCATATGAGCCCCCATTACCCAAAACCCTTGTTTTTGAAGTTGTTTAATTGTTTGCGTTACATTACCAATTTGTACAAGTGGAATTTGTTCAATGGCACCTGCAGATGTCTTTGCAACAGTAGCATTAATAGGCGCATTATGTCGTTTAGGAATGAGTACAGCCGTAGCTCCTGCACATTCAGCAGTACGAATAATCGCTCCCATATTATGTGGGTCTTCAACACCATCCGTTAAGATGAGTAAAGGAACCTCATGTGTTGTTTCTTGTAATACCTCTCCCAATTCTTTAAATTGAACGGCCGATACAAGAGCTATAACCCCTTGATGTGGTACCTCTAAATCGTACTTATTCATCTGCTTAACTGGTGTTGGTCTAACTTCAATCCCTTGAGATTTAGCAAGATCTACAATATCAGCTAACCCTGTTTTTACCCTATCTTCGCTGACCAAAATACGTTGAATAGAACGACCACTTTTAAGGGCTTCTTTAACCGCATTGCGACCTACAATATAATTATCCATACTACATACCTCGTAGAGTTATAGAAAAGGCTTGCCCCATGATATGCTGTAAGCGCTCTTCTTGGCGCGTTTCATAAAGAAATCCTAGTACTGCTTCAAAGGCCGTACTACTGCGATATTCTTGAACAGTACTACTTTTAGGCACGTTTACATTACTATTTCTAGCACGGCGTGCAATAGCTTGTTCATCTTCTGTGAAAGTATTTTCTATTTCTAGCAATACTTTCGCCTGTGATTTAGCGCAAATAAATTCAGTAACGATAGTATGTAAAATCTGTACTTTTGTAATATTCATTTGTACCACGCGTTCACGCACATACATGGAGTATACTGCATCACCAATATATGCTAGCATAACTGCATCAGCACTTAAGCACTCCTCTATTGTTCGTTTGCGCAAACGAAGCGGCTCTTCTTCAAGAGCCGTTAGTTTTTTTATCGCTTCATTCTTTAAGAATTGAAATTGTTTAAACTTCACGTTTTTTCCACCGTGCACCTTGAGGAGAGTCCTCAATGGTAATACCAATCTCAGCTAATCGATCGCGGATACAATCAGCTAATGCCCATTGTTTTTGTTCGCGACAAGCTTGACGTACAGAAAGAATAACTTGCATTAATTCTTCGTATTCAGCAGCATTGGCGCCCGTGTTGCCTTCCCAAGCTTTTTCGAGAACGCCAATAACATCTGTCATAAATTTGAAGATTCGTTTTACTTCAGCAATTGCCTCTTGGCAAACAA
This window contains:
- the secG gene encoding preprotein translocase subunit SecG; its protein translation is MTNFLMIVEVIVSILLIVVVVAQNSKNAGMGGAVSGAADSSFGGKQRGLDAFLSKCTIILGIIFAVLSLVLGAMINQF
- the sigH gene encoding RNA polymerase sporulation sigma factor SigH; amino-acid sequence: MKMIHTRKSDYNFKEMTDEQVVAIAQEEQNEFAIDYIVNKYKNFVRAKARSYFLVGADREDIIQEGMIGLYKATRDFKHDKLASFRAFAELCITRQIITAIKSATRQKHAPLNSYISLNKPVYTEDSERTLIEMLSSTKITNPEDLIISQEELDDIERNIGHILSDLEWEVLEGYLDGRSYQEMAEVTDRSIKSIDNALQRVKRKLEKYLEHRVLGSHRASQEG
- a CDS encoding NYN domain-containing protein: MLKDILIVDGYNVIFAWTYLKKLAHESLEHARMELRDRLLNYGKFKGYEVILVFDGKYTKSGGSIESITSGFIEVYTEDGETADSFIEREVFLRKGKYTNVYVVTSDGAEQNQILGSGGLRIPARELQNMIRIAKEEERLQYAHEHRRDQFSVRRNEVGGLLSPEVAEKLEKLRRGH
- the rlmB gene encoding 23S rRNA (guanosine(2251)-2'-O)-methyltransferase RlmB; the encoded protein is MDNYIVGRNAVKEALKSGRSIQRILVSEDRVKTGLADIVDLAKSQGIEVRPTPVKQMNKYDLEVPHQGVIALVSAVQFKELGEVLQETTHEVPLLILTDGVEDPHNMGAIIRTAECAGATAVLIPKRHNAPINATVAKTSAGAIEQIPLVQIGNVTQTIKQLQKQGFWVMGAHMEGDRTLYEADMTIPTVIVIGNEGKGISRVVKEACDFLVTIPMYGNLNSLNASVAAAVLMYEAVRQRQAK
- a CDS encoding Mini-ribonuclease 3, producing the protein MKFKQFQFLKNEAIKKLTALEEEPLRLRKRTIEECLSADAVMLAYIGDAVYSMYVRERVVQMNITKVQILHTIVTEFICAKSQAKVLLEIENTFTEDEQAIARRARNSNVNVPKSSTVQEYRSSTAFEAVLGFLYETRQEERLQHIMGQAFSITLRGM